Genomic window (Pseudomonas sp. L5B5):
TGCAGCAGGCGCGGCCGGCCCTGGCCTGGAGCGGGAGCGGCTTGAGGTTCAGCCCGCCAGGTTGTGCGGCACGTCGCGGGTCAGAAGATCGAGTCCCGGCCATTGCGGGTAAAGGCACTGATACGGGTGTAGCGCCCGTTGACCGATTCGATGCTCAGGTCGCCATCGAAGTCGGGAAAGCTCACGCGCCCGCTGGACAGCGGCAGCAGCGTCACCTTGAGCTTTTCCACGGGGGTCGAGGTGAACTTCAGGTCGGCGATGTTCGGCGCCATGTGGGGCAGGGCGTAGCGGGCGTTTTTCAGTTCGCCGACGTAGCTGAAGATCATTGGCGTGGTGTAGTCCTGGGTACGCGGGCGGTAAGTCGAGGAATAACCGACGATGCTCAGGGTACGGCCCTTGATCTCGACGAACATGAAGGTCGGCGTGCGCTCGGTGATCCGGCTGCTGTCCGCGAGCAGCGCCCTGGCTTCGGCAGCGCTGATCAGGTTGTTGTCTTCATGGCTGAAGTCGTAGGCATGAAATCCGTTGAGTTCGGTCATGGCGCGCAGCAGCAGTTCCTTCGACGGGTCCGGGTGCATCCAGCGCACGTTGGGGCCACAGGCGCCCAGCAGCAAGGTGAGCAGAAGCAAGGCAGGCAGGAAACGGGGGCGCATGAGAGTCCTTTCAAACAAGGCGCCATGGCGTGGCGCAGGCCGGCCATGGTCGCGCAAAGGGTGGACGCTTGTCAGCCTGGCCCCGCCAATTCACCCCTCTTCAAGACTGGCCGTCGATGATGGCCGCGGCCACGGTCTGGCGGAACCAGGTCAGGGCGGCGCTGCTGTCGCTGTTGGGGTGCCAGTGCAGCGAGACTTCGAACTCCCCCACGGAGAACGGCAGTTCCAGTTGCCGCAGGCCGCCTTCGAGGGTGAACAGGCGGGCGATCTGCGCCGGCAGCACCGCCAGCAGGTCGGTGCCGGGCAACACCTTGGGCAGCACCGAGAAGTGCGGCACCTGCAGGCTGATGCGGCGCTTGGCATTCATCTGCTTGAGCACGTCCTCGACGCTGCCGTGGCCGGTGGTGCGGGTCACGGCGATGTGACGTTCGGCGAGGAACTGCTCCAGGCTCAGCTGGGTGCCTATGCGCGGGTGGCGGTCGCTGAGCAGGCACACGTAGCGCTCGCGGATCAGCACCTGGCTGCGGGTACCGGTCAAGGGTTTGCGACAGATCAGCGCGTCGACCTTGGCGCTGCTGAGCCACTCACCGGCCTGGTCCACCTGCAGCGGCAGGACTTCGACTTCGGCCTCGGGGGCCTGCTGGTTCAGGCGCGCCAGGATCAGCGGCAGGAAGCCCATTTCGCCAAGGTCGGACAGGGCGATGCGAAAGCGCCGTTCGGTGGTCGCCGGGTCGAAGCGCCGGGTGCTGTGCACGGTGTTCTCGATCCGCGTCAGGGATTCGCGCAAGGCCGGATACAGCTCATCGGCCAGTTGGCTGGGCTGGATACCGTCCCGGGTGCGGCTGAACAGGCCGTCGTCGAACAGCTCGCGCAGCCGCGCCAGGCCGTAGCTGACCGAGGGTTGGGTGACGAACAGGCGCTCGGCGGCCAGGGTCACGCTGCGGGCTTCATAGAGGGTGACGAAGGTGCGGATCAGGTTCAGATCGATGTGGCTCATGTTGCCTCATTGATATAGACGGGTCTTATTTTTAATAGAGATAGTATCGATTTGATCAATTTCTTGGCGGCTGCAAGAGTAACTCAAATTCTAAAAAGCAGCGGCAAAGGCCCCTATGAAAACCGTCCATAGCGCTTCCTACGACATCCTGCGACAACAAGGCCTGACCACCGTGTTCGGCAACCCGGGTTCCAATGAGCTGCCCTTTCTCAAGGGTTTCCCCGAAGACTTCCGCTACATCCTCGGTCTGCATGAAGGCGCGGTGGTGGGCATGGCCGACGGCTTCGCCCTGGCCAGCGGTCAGCCGGCATTCGTCAACCTGCATGCCGCGGCCGGCACCGGCAATGGCATGGGCGCCCTGACCAATGCCTGGTACTCCCACAGTCCGCTGGTGATTACCGCCGGCCAGCAGGTGCGCTCGATGATCGGCGTCGAGGCGATGCTCGCCAACGTCGACGCCCCGCAACTGCCCCGGCCCCTGGTCAAGTGGAGCCATGAACCGGCCTGCGCCGAGGACGTGCCGCGGGCCCTGAGCCAGGCGATCCACATGGCCAACCAGGCGCCCAAGGGCCCGGTCTATCTGTCGATTCCCTACGATGACTGGGCCCGTCCGGCGCCGGCCGGGGTCGAGCACCTGGCCCGGCGCCAGGTGGCCAGTGCCGGGTTGCCCTCGGCGGCGCAACTGCGTTCGCTGGTGCAGCGCCTGGCGGCGGCGCGCAGTCCGGTGCTGGTGCTGGGGCCTGATGTGGATGGCAGCCAGAGCAACCACCTGGCCGTGCAACTGGCGGAAAAACTGCGCATGCCGGCCTGGGTCGCGCCGTCCGCTTCCCGCTGCCCGTTTCCCACCCGTCACCGGAGCTTTCGCGGGGTGCTGCCGGCTGCCATTGCTGGCATCAGCCGCTGCCTGGCGGACCATGACCTGATCCTGGTGGTGGGGGCCCCGGTGTTCCGTTATCACCAGTTTGCGCCGGGGGACTACCTGCCCGAGGGAACCGAGCTGCTGCACATCACCTGCGATCCCGGCGAAGCGGCGCGTGCGCCCATGGGCGATGCGCTGGTGGGGGATATCGCCGAGACCTTGCAGGCACTGGTCTGGGCGCTGCCGGACTGCGACCGGCCGCAGCCCCAAGCCTTGCCGCTGGCCACTCCGGTAGAGGAGCTGGGCGGCCTGCTGCGCCCGGAAACCGTGTTCGACGTGCTCGATGAGCTGGCTCCCAAGGATGCGATCTACGTCAAGGAATCCACCTCCACCGTAGGCGCGTTCTGGCAGCGAGTGGAGATGCGTGAGCCCGGCAGCTATTACTTCCCGGCAGCCGGCGGGCTGGGCTTCGGCCTGCCGGCAGCGGTGGGCGTGCAACTGGCCCGGCCGGAGCGGCGGGTGATCGGAGTGATTGGCGACGGCTCGGCCAACTACGGCATCACCGCGCTGTGGACCGCCGCCCAGTACCAGATTCCGGTGGTGTTCATCATTCTGAAGAACGGCACCTATGGCGCCCTGCGCTGGTTCGCCGGCGTGCTGCAGGTCAGCGACGCTCCGGGGCTGGACGTGCCCGGCCTGGACTTCTGCGCCATCGGTCGCGGCTATGGCGTGCATTCGGTGCAGGCCAGCACTCGGGAGGAATTTGCCCTGGCTCTGACTGAGGCCCTGGCGGGCAACCGCCCGGTGCTGATCGAGGTGCCGACACTGACCATCGAACCCTGAGGACTTGCCTTGGCGCCGGGTGCAAGCCCGGCCTTGCCAACCTTAACTGCGGACTCACCAGAAGAATAAAAAGAGGTGGTTATGAACACGACTTCGGTCACCGCTGTGATAGACGACGCGACCCAGCCGGCGCGCTCCGGTTCCCCCCATGCCGATATCGGCACCTTGCTCGACCAGGGGCCCTTCACCGGTATGCAGAAACTGGTGGTGCTGCTGGCGGCGCTGTCCATTGTCATGGACGGTTTCGACGGCCAGCTGATCGGTTTTGCCATTCCGCTGATGATCAAGGAATGGGGCATCACCCGCGAGGCGTTCGCCCCTGCGGTGGCGGCCGGGCTGATCGGCATGGGTATTGGCAGTGCTTGTGCCGGGCTGTTCGCCGACCGTTTCGGCCGGCGCATGGCGATCATCGCCAGTGTGTTCGTGTTTGGCGTGGCCACCTGCGCCATTGGCCTGGCGCCGAACGCGGTGGCGGTGGCGGCGCTGCGCTTTATCGCCGGGCTGGGCATCGGTGGTGCGTTGCCCAGCGCGACCACGGTGACGGCCGAATTCACCCCGGCGCGGCAGCGCACCCTGGCGGTGACCGCCACCATTGTCTGCGTGCCCCTGGGCGGGATGCTGGCGGGGCTGTTCGCCTCCCATGTGTTGCCGCTGTACGGTTGGCGCACCCTGTTCTTCATCGGTGGCAGCTTGCCCATCGTCCTGGGTTTTGCCCTGCTGGCGACGCTGCCGGAATCGCCGCGCTTCCTGGCGCGTCGACCCCAACGCTGGAACGAGCTGGGCACCTTGCTCGGGCGCATGGGCCGGCCGATGGCGGCGGGGGTGGTCTACACCGATGCCCTGGAGCAGAAGAGCGAGAAGCAGGGCGGTTTCCGCGCCTTGTTCGCCCTGGGGTACGGGCGTGACACCCTGGCCCTCTGGGTGGCCTTCTTCATGTGCCTGACCGCGGTCTACAGCGCCTTCAGCTGGTTGCCCACCATGCTGCTGTCCGAAGGACTGGAGCTGTCGGTGGCCGGTTCCGGACTGACCGCCTACAACCTGGGCGGGGTGATCGGCGCGCTGGCGTGCGCGGTGGCCATTACCCGCTGGGGTTCCTTCTGGCCGCTGCTGATCTGCTGCGCCGGGGGCGCGGCCAGCGCCTTTGTGTTGCAGGGGGTGGACATCCACCAGAATACCGGCCTGCTGATCTTCGGCTTCGGTGTGCATGGCCTGTTCGTCAACGCCGTGCAGTCCACCATGTACGCGCTGTGTGCCTTTATCTATCCCACCGGCGTGCGCGCCACCGGTACCGCATCGGCCCTGGCCTTCGGGCGCCTGGGAGCGATTCTCAGTGCCTTCGCCGGAGCCTTGGTGATCACTCAGGGCGGGGCCCAGGGCTACCTCATGCTGTTGGGCTCGGTGATGGTCATGGCGCTGCTGGCGCTGCTGATCGTGGGCCGGCACATTCCCCGGCGCCTGCCGGGCCAGTCATGACCGCGGCCCGGTGCTTGAACCGGCCACTCACATCAGGAGGTTCGATGAACATCACCATTCTCGGCGCGGGTGCCATGGGTTCGCTGTTTGGCGGCCTGCTGGCGGAAAGCGGCCAGCAGGTGACCCTGCTGGACATCAACGACGCGCACCTGGCGGCGATCCGCAACGACGGCCTGCTGCTGACTACCGACCGCGGCGAGCGGCACATCACGGGCTTGAACGCCTGTCGCCCGGAACAGGCCGCGGGGCACCCCGACCTGTTGCTGGTCTTCACCAAGACCCTGCACACCAACAGCGCCTTGCGCAGTGTTGCCGGGCATATCGCCGGGCACACCCGGGTGCTGACGCTGCAGAACGGCCTGGGCAATGCCGAGGCGCTGTCCCGGCATGTGGCCCCGGGGCAGGCGGTGATCGGCATGACCAACTGGCCCGCCGACATGGTCGGGCCGGGGCAGGTGCAGTCCCACGGCCAGGGCGTGGTCCGGGTGCTAGCCCTCGACGAGGGCGAGCAACAGGCCAGCCGTGAAGTGGCGGCGGTACTGGACGCGGCGGGGTTGAACTGCGCGGTGGACCCCGAGGTGTGGACGTCGATCTGGGAAAAGGTCGCCTTCAATGCGGCGCTGAACAGCCTGTGCGCGGCCACCGGCTGCACCGTCGGCCAGCTGGACGCGGCGCCGGAAGGCGTGGCACTGGCCCGGGCCATCGTCATGGAAGTGGTGGCCGTGGCCCGCTCCCAGGGGATAGTGCTGGATGCTCAGCGATGCCTGGACAGCGTGGCCTTTGCCATGGCCAACCACCGCACGCACAAGCCATCGATGCTGCAGGACGTGCTGGCCGGAAGGCTTACGGAAATCGGTGCGATCAACGGCCAGGTGCTGGCCCGGGCGCGGGAGGCGGGTGTGGCCGTGCCCCACACCGAAACCCTGCTCGGCCTGCTGCGGCTGATCGAAAAACGCGCCACCGCACAGTAGAACCCAGCCCGTTGCGGGTGACACATTGGTTTATGAATGCTGTTCCTTGAGGAGATTTTCCATGAATGATTGCAACGCGGTTTATTGCGACCTGCATCTGCAACCCATCGCCGGACAGTGGCGCGCCGGTGCCGCCGGCAAGATCCTGGCGGTGACCAATCCGTTCGACGGCGCTCTGCTGCTGGAAGTGGCCCAGGCCAACCGCAGCGACCTGGATGCAGCCTACGCCAAGGCCGCCCAGGTGCAGCCGCAATGGGCAGCCCTGGGGCCATCGCAGCGCGCCGCGGTGCTGCACCGGGCGGTGGCGATATTCGACCGACGCCAGGAGGAAATCGTCGACTGGATCATCCGCGAGTCCGGCAGTACGCGGATCAAGGCCCTGGCCGAGTGGGGCGCGGCGCGGGCCATCACCCTGGAGGCGGCGTCCTTCCCGGCGCGGGTCCACGGGCGGATTGTCGAATCCGATGTGCCGGGCAAGGAAAGCCGGGTCTACCGCAGCGCCCTTGGGGTGGTCGGAGTGATCAGCCCGTGGAACTTCCCGCTGCACCTGACCCAGCGCTCCATCGCCCCGGCCCTGGCCCTTGGCAATGCGGTGGTGGTCAAGCCGGCCAGCGATACCCCGGTGTGCGGCGGCCTGCTGCTGGCCAGGATTTTCGAGGAAGCGGGGCTACCCGCCGGGGTGTTCAGCGTTGTGGTGGGGGCCGGTAGCGAGATTGGCGACGCCTTTGTCGAGCACCCGGTGCCGGCGTTGATCACCTTCACCGGCTCGACCCCGGTGGGGCGCGGCATCGGCCGTATCGCCAGTGGCGGGGAACACCTCAAGCATGTGGCTCTGGAGTTGGGGGGCAACAGCCCGTTCGTGGTACTGGACGATGCCGACCTGGAGCAGGCGGTGAACGCCGCAGTGTTCGGCAAGTTCCTGCACCAGGGGCAGATCTGCATGGCGATCAACCGCATCATCGTCGATGAGCAGCTCTATGACGCTTTCGCCCAGCGCTTCGTGGCCCGGGTCAAGCAGCTCAAGGTGGGTGATCCGCAATCGCTGGACACGGTGATTGGCCCGGTGATCAACACCCGCCAGTTGCAGGGTCTGCATGACAAGATCGCCTTGGCCCGCGAGCAGGGCGCCGAGCCGCTGTATGAGGGCGGGCAGAACGGCAACCTGCTGGCGCCCCATGTGTACGGCGAGGTGCGTGCCGACATGGACCTGGCGCGCAATGAAATCTTCGGCCCGCTGGTGGGGCTGCTGCGCGCCCGGGACGAAGCCCATGCCCTGGAGCTGGCCAACGACAGCGAGTTCGGCCTGGCCAGCGCAGTGTTCACCGGCAACCTGGAGCGCGGGGTGAACTTCGCCCGGCAGGTGCGCGCCGGCATGACCCACATCAACGATGTGCCGGTGAACGACGAGGCCAACGCACCCTTTGGGGGCGAGAAGAACTCCGGGCTGGGGCGCTTCAACGGCGACTGGGCGATCGATGAGTTCACCCGGGACCACTGGATCAGCCTGCAACATCGGCCACGTCAATATCCCTTCTGACCCGGCACCCTGATTAACGCCCGGCCACCCTGGCCGGGCTTTTGAGCATCCATGAGCGGACGGGCTGTGGTCGGCCTGTCGGGGCACGGCTGCGCCTATGAAAAGCGGAGAACAATAATAATGAACACCCGTTATCCGATGCTCTGCCGTTCCCTGGTTGGGGCGTCCTTGTCCGTGGGCCTGTGCGCGCCTTCATGGGCTGCCGACGACAGCGGTTTCTTCGAGGGGAGCAAGACCGACCTGCTGTTGCGCAACTACTATTTCAACCGGGATTTTCGCGATCATGATGCACCCAAGGGGCAGGTGGAGGAGTGGGCCCAGGGTTTCATTCTCAAGTTCAGTTCCGGCTACACCCCGGGCGCTGTCGGTTTCGGTCTGGACGCCATCGGCCTGTTCGGCCTCAAGCTCGACAGCAGCCGCGCGGTCAGCGGTTCGGAGTTGTTGCCGGTGCACGACGATGGGCGCGCCGCGGACAATTTCGGTCGTGTCGGAGCGGCCCTCAAGGCGCGGGTTTCCGCCACCGAGGTCAAGCTTGGTGAGCTGCTGCCGGACACTCCACTGCTGCGTTATGACGACGGCCGCCTGCTGCCGCAGACCTTTCGCGGGGCCATGCTGGTATCCCGGGAGATCAGCGGCCTGGGCCTGCAGGCCGGACAGTACCGCGCTGTCAGCCTGCGCAATTCCTCGGACATGCAGGATCTTTCGGCCTGGGCCGCGCCCGGGGTCAAGTCCGATGGCTTCACCTACGCTGGTGCCGAATACCGCTTCAACCAGCAGCGCACCTTGCTCGGGGCCTGGCATTCGCAACTGGAAGACATCTACCGCCAGAGCTACTTCAACCTGTTGCACAAGCAACCGCTGGGCGACTGGACCCTGGGAGCCAACCTCGGCTACTTCATCGACCGCGACGACGGCCGCGCGCGTATCGGCCGGGTCGACAGCCGCACCGCCTATGGGCTGTTCTCCGCCTCCCGGGCCGGGCACACGCTGTACCTGGGGTTGCAGAAAGTCAGCGGCGACAGCCCCTGGATGTCGGTCTACGGCAGCAGCGGGCGGACCCTGGGCAACGACATGTTCAACGGCAACTTCAGCAATGCCGGCGAGCGTTCGTGGCAGGTGCGCTACGACTATGACTTCGCGGCCTCGGGAGTTCCCGGGCTGCTGGCCATGGTGCGCTACGGCCGTGGCGACCACGCCACCACCAAGGCCGGCAATGGCGGTCACGAGTGGGAGCGCGATACCGAGATCGGCTACACCCTGCAGAGCGGCACCTTGAAGAACCTCAGCCTGCGGCTGAACAACGCCACCAACCGACGCAGCTTCAACAGCGACTTCGACCAGACCCGGTTGATCGTCAGCTACCCGCTGTCGCTGTGAACCCTGTAGTCGCTGTCGAAGGCTGCGCAGCAGACGCAGCGATTTCACGGGCGCTGGAGGTCCGGCGGGAGGATCGCCAAGCAAGGCCCTGCGGGCCTTTGCGCAGCTTCGCGGGCTCAGCAGCGGCTACAGGTGATGCGGGGATGCGTAAGAGCCGGAGACCGGCGGCAGGTAGCTCATGGGGTGGGCCGCAGCTGCCGGCGCGGGTGTCTGCAGGCTGCTGCGGCGTCGGTGTGGGGGCTGGGTTGCTTCAGCGTCGGCCCAGGCTCTGCTCCAGGCGGCGGATGCCTTCCTCCAGCAGGGCTCTCGGGCAGCCGAAGTTCAGGCGCACGAACTGTTTGCAGTTGTCACCGAACTCCAGCCCGGCGCTGAGACCGACCTTGGCCTGTTCGAGGAAGAAGGCGTGGGGATCCTCCAGGCCCAGGCCGCTGCAATCGAGCCAGGCCAGGTAAGTGCCTTGTGGCGCGTGCATGCGGATGCCCGGCAAGCGGGTGCGCACGGCCTCGAGCAGGTAGTCACGGTTGGCCTGCAGGTAGGCGAGCAACTCCTGTAGCCAGGAGCCCCCCAGGGTCAGGGCGGCGTGGGTGGCCTCCAGGCCCAGGGGGCTGACGCTGTCCACCATGCCGGCGCGGGCGTTGTTGAAGGCCAGGCGAGTGGCCGGGTCCTGGACGATGGCAAAGCAGGTCTTCATCCCGGCGACGTTGTAGGCCTTGCTGGCCGACATCAGGGTGATGGTGCGCCGGGCGATCTC
Coding sequences:
- a CDS encoding LysR family transcriptional regulator, giving the protein MSHIDLNLIRTFVTLYEARSVTLAAERLFVTQPSVSYGLARLRELFDDGLFSRTRDGIQPSQLADELYPALRESLTRIENTVHSTRRFDPATTERRFRIALSDLGEMGFLPLILARLNQQAPEAEVEVLPLQVDQAGEWLSSAKVDALICRKPLTGTRSQVLIRERYVCLLSDRHPRIGTQLSLEQFLAERHIAVTRTTGHGSVEDVLKQMNAKRRISLQVPHFSVLPKVLPGTDLLAVLPAQIARLFTLEGGLRQLELPFSVGEFEVSLHWHPNSDSSAALTWFRQTVAAAIIDGQS
- the mdlC gene encoding benzoylformate decarboxylase, with protein sequence MKTVHSASYDILRQQGLTTVFGNPGSNELPFLKGFPEDFRYILGLHEGAVVGMADGFALASGQPAFVNLHAAAGTGNGMGALTNAWYSHSPLVITAGQQVRSMIGVEAMLANVDAPQLPRPLVKWSHEPACAEDVPRALSQAIHMANQAPKGPVYLSIPYDDWARPAPAGVEHLARRQVASAGLPSAAQLRSLVQRLAAARSPVLVLGPDVDGSQSNHLAVQLAEKLRMPAWVAPSASRCPFPTRHRSFRGVLPAAIAGISRCLADHDLILVVGAPVFRYHQFAPGDYLPEGTELLHITCDPGEAARAPMGDALVGDIAETLQALVWALPDCDRPQPQALPLATPVEELGGLLRPETVFDVLDELAPKDAIYVKESTSTVGAFWQRVEMREPGSYYFPAAGGLGFGLPAAVGVQLARPERRVIGVIGDGSANYGITALWTAAQYQIPVVFIILKNGTYGALRWFAGVLQVSDAPGLDVPGLDFCAIGRGYGVHSVQASTREEFALALTEALAGNRPVLIEVPTLTIEP
- a CDS encoding MFS transporter, which encodes MNTTSVTAVIDDATQPARSGSPHADIGTLLDQGPFTGMQKLVVLLAALSIVMDGFDGQLIGFAIPLMIKEWGITREAFAPAVAAGLIGMGIGSACAGLFADRFGRRMAIIASVFVFGVATCAIGLAPNAVAVAALRFIAGLGIGGALPSATTVTAEFTPARQRTLAVTATIVCVPLGGMLAGLFASHVLPLYGWRTLFFIGGSLPIVLGFALLATLPESPRFLARRPQRWNELGTLLGRMGRPMAAGVVYTDALEQKSEKQGGFRALFALGYGRDTLALWVAFFMCLTAVYSAFSWLPTMLLSEGLELSVAGSGLTAYNLGGVIGALACAVAITRWGSFWPLLICCAGGAASAFVLQGVDIHQNTGLLIFGFGVHGLFVNAVQSTMYALCAFIYPTGVRATGTASALAFGRLGAILSAFAGALVITQGGAQGYLMLLGSVMVMALLALLIVGRHIPRRLPGQS
- a CDS encoding ketopantoate reductase family protein; the encoded protein is MNITILGAGAMGSLFGGLLAESGQQVTLLDINDAHLAAIRNDGLLLTTDRGERHITGLNACRPEQAAGHPDLLLVFTKTLHTNSALRSVAGHIAGHTRVLTLQNGLGNAEALSRHVAPGQAVIGMTNWPADMVGPGQVQSHGQGVVRVLALDEGEQQASREVAAVLDAAGLNCAVDPEVWTSIWEKVAFNAALNSLCAATGCTVGQLDAAPEGVALARAIVMEVVAVARSQGIVLDAQRCLDSVAFAMANHRTHKPSMLQDVLAGRLTEIGAINGQVLARAREAGVAVPHTETLLGLLRLIEKRATAQ
- a CDS encoding aldehyde dehydrogenase family protein, which gives rise to MNDCNAVYCDLHLQPIAGQWRAGAAGKILAVTNPFDGALLLEVAQANRSDLDAAYAKAAQVQPQWAALGPSQRAAVLHRAVAIFDRRQEEIVDWIIRESGSTRIKALAEWGAARAITLEAASFPARVHGRIVESDVPGKESRVYRSALGVVGVISPWNFPLHLTQRSIAPALALGNAVVVKPASDTPVCGGLLLARIFEEAGLPAGVFSVVVGAGSEIGDAFVEHPVPALITFTGSTPVGRGIGRIASGGEHLKHVALELGGNSPFVVLDDADLEQAVNAAVFGKFLHQGQICMAINRIIVDEQLYDAFAQRFVARVKQLKVGDPQSLDTVIGPVINTRQLQGLHDKIALAREQGAEPLYEGGQNGNLLAPHVYGEVRADMDLARNEIFGPLVGLLRARDEAHALELANDSEFGLASAVFTGNLERGVNFARQVRAGMTHINDVPVNDEANAPFGGEKNSGLGRFNGDWAIDEFTRDHWISLQHRPRQYPF
- a CDS encoding OprD family porin encodes the protein MNTRYPMLCRSLVGASLSVGLCAPSWAADDSGFFEGSKTDLLLRNYYFNRDFRDHDAPKGQVEEWAQGFILKFSSGYTPGAVGFGLDAIGLFGLKLDSSRAVSGSELLPVHDDGRAADNFGRVGAALKARVSATEVKLGELLPDTPLLRYDDGRLLPQTFRGAMLVSREISGLGLQAGQYRAVSLRNSSDMQDLSAWAAPGVKSDGFTYAGAEYRFNQQRTLLGAWHSQLEDIYRQSYFNLLHKQPLGDWTLGANLGYFIDRDDGRARIGRVDSRTAYGLFSASRAGHTLYLGLQKVSGDSPWMSVYGSSGRTLGNDMFNGNFSNAGERSWQVRYDYDFAASGVPGLLAMVRYGRGDHATTKAGNGGHEWERDTEIGYTLQSGTLKNLSLRLNNATNRRSFNSDFDQTRLIVSYPLSL